The DNA region ACAATAAAGAGCAAAGTTAGCAAAACATAAAACCATTCCCATAATTTCATAGCTTAACCGACATGCAAAGTTAGCCAACTCTGGAAAGGCAGTACAGAAATCAACCCCAGCCCCATTTCAAGATTCAATTGTGGCATGGTGATTTGTGTGGGAAAAAATATCATTGCGGTGTGCACAAGCAAAGCTTTCAGGAGGAATATAATGTGTGGCAGCTCCCATCAGCGTTCCTAACCCTATAAGGCAACAAATCCTCATTGCAGGGTCTGTCCATGGACAACGCAAAGGCGCAGCGCACTGATGCAATAAACAACGCTGCAGCACGACTGAAGCAGCTCCTGATTGACATGGGAGCGGATGTTAACTGCTGCCCCATTGGGGCGGAAGACAAAAGAAAGCTCCATTGTCATGGCATCATAGCGCATTATTCCACAGCGTTGGAGTGGGGGATATATGGCCACCCTATCTAGGGAAGGTGGAAATTGTCCCGCACAGCCTCAACTGGAGAGAAAGCAATAGGATTTCATAGtcttattttaaaacaaaactttaaaAGGGTAAGGTAGTTTAGGAGTGATAAATATTTGTTTCGATTGCTTTCCTGCAAATGCAAATCAAATCTTTGATTGGTTTTGAATTTATGAGGTTTCCCACCTTCAAATCATGGAAATTTACAgcatcgaaggaggccatttggtccatcgtgccCCTGCCAGCCAGCAAGGAGCCATTCAGTCTAAACCCATTAAATCAGGACACCACTCTTCCTGGGTCCATGTTCCCTGAGTCAATAGTGCAATCACTCCCCAGTTAAAAGTATTGAATAGAAATCAGAAAGCAGTAGACGCCATAAAAAGTCAGGACCCTATGGTTGGAAGCTCTACTCAGGGGCAATCACATTGTGGTGTAGCCATGCACTGCTTTGGAGTCGGCATTCTTCTCCCACACCATGGCACACTTTGGCACACTGGGTGGCAACTTTGTAATACCGGGCCCATTGATTTTTTTCACGCTCTGTCTTTCACTTAAAAAGTGGTAAAAAAGTTAAGAACTGCCGAAGAGCAGAAAGATTTAGGTGTTCGTGTCCAGGAATCACTAACAGGGAATACAAAATCTAATTATAAAGGCTAATGGAGTGTTGGCCTTTATCTTAAGTAGGCTGGGTTACAAAAGGATGCAAGATATATTTCAGTTGCAGGCTTCATTAGACTTCACCTTATATACTGCATTCACCATAACTCAGACAGGATGTGTTGACAATGGAGGGgtctgcagattcaccagaatgataccagcagGGTTAAAAGGTTTCAAATTAGGCTTGCATTTCCTTGAGTATAGAAGTGATATAATTGCGGTACTTAAGACGATTTGTCTGCTTGATAGAGATAAACAATTTCCTCTGATGGGATAGACCAGAAAAAGTTCGGGGATAAAAATCAGAAGGTACAAAAGGTAGTGGAAATCTAGAAATCTCTCTGCCTAAAAGCTGCCATGAAGATGGCAATGGGAAATGCCCAAACTGCGATTGATAGGTTTCTGTTAGGCACAGGTATTAAAAGGTAACTGAATCAAGGTGGGAGATGGGTATCTGGTGAATAACTGCTGGGATCAAAGATGATACCTCCCTTCCTCTGGTAAAAATAGTTTGGTAATGCACACTGTCTAACCTGACATGAAAAATTATCATTTACACTGGACAATTTTGAAGGCTTTTCGTGTCCGTTGAACTGTACCTCAACTTAAGTCATAAAGAACGAAAACTGGAAATGGGGAAAGTGTAAATGAACAATGTAAGCTTGAAGTACATATTTTAATTGCAAGATGACATGTGTTTCAATCTTACATTCTGCAGACTTCTTCAACTTCAAATACCCTGCCACTTATAATGAACATTTCAAAAAAAAGTGAGAGCAAAACAATTAGCAGATGGAAAAAGTTTGGGCAAAACCTTTGAACCTCCTGATGTCACGTTAGTTATTGTGTGGCATTGTGATCTGAAGTTCAAAGGTCGCTAATAAGCTTGGAGGCCACACGGGCCTGATTCAAATCTTGTATACTCCAAAGAAAGTCATTAACTCGTCATTACTAACCATGCTTGGATGTGAGACCTTGACAAACAGCTGCGCTCCTTCACTCAGATGGAATATTCCAGCCTGAAAGGTGCTCTTTCCCCATGTTCCTGAGCCACTACAGTAGTTCACCGCATTGACTTCCATCAGATTCAGGTCTTTCTGATAATACTCATTGCGTTTGACTACAGTTTGGTGCAACGCATTTGACTCGCATTCCATTCCACGGAAATAGACTTTTGCGTAAATAAAGTACTGTCCGGTTTCATTGATGATCAATGCTCCATCCTTGTACTGAATCCCCTGTGTGAAGGCATGACCCAAATAAATCTCCCACTTCAGCCTAGCAGAATGACCGGTTGATGCTTTTCCTGCAATTGCATATCAAAGTTCGGCAAATATGTTATGTAATGCTTCTTTAAACATGCTGAAAAAACCATAACCGCTTTAGATGTACACATTAATCTTTTATGGTCAAGCAGACTGAATTGTCCACAATTTCCAGATATATAtttactgattttaaaaaaacaccactTCCTTTCTCTTTCTTTGTATCGTTGTTCTGCATTCTCTTTACTTCTTTTTTATTGTGGTTTATCATAGCTATTAGCTTTTTACTTATatttcccacatatttacttttcCTTATTCTTTCCCAGTAACTGGTTTCCTTTCTTCACTTGTTTGTCCCTATGAAACGCACAAGAATATCTACAGACCTGTGAGGTGGGCAGCCATTTTAACTTCATTCTTTGGCTTAATGATCCTCAGCTCCTCAGCTCCTACAACATAGCAAATTTAGATCTTATTAGCTTCACAAGCCATAATATCCCCTCAGTGAGGAATAAAGGCATCAGTTGCGTGATTTCCTCGCTCACCATGAATTTTTCTTCAACTAAGATGTTTTCTGAAAAAAATTGTACTCACCAGTTTGCTTCTCTGCGCTATTCTGTGGAGTGCCATCGATTTTCTGAAAATATTACAAGTGTTTAGCATTACTGGCTCTGATCTCTTCTTTTGTACGTACATTTCCAACACTCTGCAATTTGACAACTTACCAACTTCATCTGCTCAACATCATGTTGGAGTTGGCGTAGGTAACATATACCAAACATAAGCCCGGCCAGTGCTATGAAAAGCATGCTGACAATCACAAAATGGCAGACTTTCAGCCAGCCCAACTTCTTCTCAATCCTGAGCTCTGAAAGGGGCACAGGCCATGCATTTGTTGGCTGACCTGGAAGGGGATTCTCACCAGCAAGCATTTGCAAGGAATAAGGGTTCCTTCGCTGCATAATCTAATCTAAAACCAATTTCAATACAGCCACAGGATGGTCTGTTTCCTATAGACGCTGCCTCTTGTTCTGCTGGCGAGCTAGTCGCTAGCCTGTTGCAAATTGTTTTACAGTGACCTGATTTGTTTCCTTGTTTACTGGTTGTAAACAGGTGACTTTTTCTAAAACAGAGATCACATGGGCCAATCTTGTTTTGAAGCAGGCTCAGGCACCCATCTCCACCTTTCGATGCAAGCAGTTGCACAAGACACAGATGGTAACCACATAAATCGCATGTTACAGTAATACAGCCAACCGCTACAACTCTTATTAATCTACTTGCTTTCATAACTTAATAATCTTTCCAAAATTCATTTTGTAGATATTTTTACAGCCTCCTTTGTACAATGGGCTTTTTAAATTTGCATTTAGTTCCAAACAAAAAGCATTAGCTTTTGCAACGCTCTCCATTTTCATTCTCTTTAGCACTTGGGCTAAGAAAGGAAATGAATAAAAAGACCAGTCTTGTTTTTAACTCGTGAAATGTTTTATGTTGTTTAGTAACCCTTTCCCAAGCTCAAAGCAACTGAATTGACTGAATGGAGGTACAAGATAATAATATAGGAAAAGGAGTATTGATTGATTCTGTTCCAGGACATAATGCAGGATAGATGTCCAACGCGGATACGAGGAGTAGTTAGAAGCAGTGGCCATgacattacatagaaacataatgCAGCAtgagcgtggcatgaacagctggtaagatcatgccttgaggtcggagaatttggcgtccaGCCTATTCACtggagcaggatgggaaaatcctaccGGCGTGAACGGTGCTAACATTCCAGCCATAGTTTCTATGTACTGTCAGAGCAggggtaggtcatttggcccttcaaacctgctctatcattcaatatgatcatggctgatcctttatctcaatgccatacccccaTTTCCTTTGATGCCATTAGACGCCAGAtaactatctatttccttcttaaatatattcagtgacttggcctccacaaccttctgtggtagagaatttccaaggccgcaagaaactacgaagggtcatgcccagtccatcactcaaaccagtctcccatccattgatattgtctacacttcccactgcctcagaaaagcagccagcataagtagcccagacacactctctcttcaccttcttcaatcgggaaaaagatacaaaagtctgaggtcacgtaccaacctgctgccaacagactttttaatggatcgacctcgcattaagttaatctttctctacaccctagctatgactgtaacactacattctgcattctctcgtttccttctctatgaacagtatgctttgtctgtatagcgcgcaagaaacaatacttttcactgtatactaatacatgtgagaataataaatcaaatcaaatcatttctccCAATTTCAGTTCATTGTTAGGATCAAAGTTAGAATGGAAAAATATAATGAATTTTCAACTATAAAGGGGCTGAActggaaagagaaaaagagatgaGAAAATTTGGCTAAAtggaatcatagctgatcttgtgACCAAATTCCATATACCCTTTGACCAATTTGTCCCTTAATACTTCTGGTTAACAAAaagctattgatctcagattcaaaATGAACTCAGTGACCTGGCATCAAATGCTATTTACAGaacagttccaaacttctaccaccctttgtatGTTGAAGGGTTTGTTAACTTCTCTCCTGACTTTCTTTTTGTTATGCCCCTTAGTCCGAGACTCCTCTACCTGTGGAGATAATCTATCTCTATTTAGTCTATTAGTTTGCCTAAGTATCTTGAAAACAtcgatcaaatcaccccttaaacTTTAACTTCATAATATTCTAGGGAATCCAACCCTAGTCTGTGCAAGCTTTCCTTGTCATCCATTAAACTCCTGACATGGGCAAAATATCCTCCCCGAGATGTGATACTGAGAACGTTATTCACAGTACAGCACTCCAGTATCATTTTGCTTAGCTGGAGAGCACGTGCTATCAGACCAATCCGCTGCCACTCCCAGTGCATTGGGAACTTACAATCCAGCCCAAAGTATGTGTTTCTGGGGCTGTGGGGAAGAGCAAATGTAGAGACCATTAAATCAATACAAGGCATTTGCCaagaaatccaatggggaatttaAAGGTAACCTCTTTACCCCAAAGAAAATGGAAGTCATTCCCACAAGGAGCAGTTGAAGCACActgaaggggaagctggataagcaTACGAGGGAGATGGGAGTTAGATGAAGAAGAGATTTGATTGGAGTGTAAACTCCAGCATGGACTCTAGGCTGTAAtgccagtcatagagtcatacagcacagaaagatgccctttggcccatcatgtctgtgctggccattgaGCAACTaccattccaatcccattttccagtacttggtccatagccttttaTCCCACTTCCACAGAAACCCCAATTTAACAGGACAATGTATACCAAAAAATTTTCTTTTGCAGAATTGTCTGCTATTCCACACCCTTATCAAATGACTCAGTCCCAGTCTTTAGTTAAACCTCTTATTGTTCATCCTGAAACTGATCATTGGTCAGGGTCAGCACAGGTCCAATAACACAGAGACTCTTCAACCTGACTTAAACTTCCTCACTTAACAGAAAAAAAGGCTAACATTATGACAATGGAAAGATAAATCAATGGCAGTAGAACATTGgtgtatggggcggcacggtggcacagtggttagcaccgctgctttatagcaccagggacccgtgttcaattccagccgcggGTGACTGTGTcaggtttgcatattctccccgcgtctgtttgggtttcctccaggatctccagtttcctcccgcactccaaagttgtgcaggttatgttgattggccatgctaaattgaaccttaggtgtcagggggattagcaggtaaatacatggggttatggggatagggcctgggtgggattgttgatggtgcgggcatgatgggccaaatggcctccttctgcactgttggggatCGATGATTCAATGTCAGCTCTGCCCGTCCCTTACGTTCTACACCACTCTATTTCATTTGCCAATTCAATCCACATCATCAGACACAGTTAAAGGAATCTGGGTAAAATAATGTTATAAAAAGAAACTACTCCAACAGAAAAATAAACCTTTATTAAAGCCCTTTTCATCCTTTCATTAAGAAATCATGCAAAGTTTAAATTATTGCATAAAAACTTAAGCATTTCAAATATATAAGAATTTGTGATACATAAAGATTTATTAAAATTTAGTCTGCATTCTTGGTCagtgaatccatagaatcctgcaatgaaggagaaggccattcagcccatcgagtccacaccaactctctgaaagagcatcttacacaggcctttCCCTCCGCCCTATtcttataaccccacgtatttaccatggataatccacctaacctaatcaTGCACTGACACAAAAACAATTAGTCCTAAATTAGTCCTTAATTTGCTTTTAATACTTAGGGAAATTCTGCAACTAACAAAATATTCAACCGAAGGATTGTCAGCTACAATAATCTTCCAACTGCAACAAAAACCTGTAACAACGTGAATGTGGGTTAGAAAAGGACTAAATataaaactaaaactaaactaaaTATAGCATGTAATTGATGTGTTTGATCAGAGAATTAGAAAGTAAACCAAAAAAATCAAATTGGCTTCCACAATCTAATCCATGGATAACTAGCCCTTCATCTTTGTACTGGACTCCTCTCATGAAAGCAATACTATGGGTTCCTTCCCATGTGTACATCTCAGAATTCTTAGTGAAGCCATATcctgtcatttttttaaaaataaatcagaaaGTCAGAAACTGAGGCGTAAATATGTCAAACAAGGCTGTTAGCGGATAGAAAGGGAGTTAAATTCAAAGTTCGGTACTTTATTACCATCCTTTAGCtcatatgaggagcgtttgaggagtcTAATTATTAAATCTGTGGGTTCAGGAGGAGCTCCTCAAGGCCACACAGAGAAAGCCGAGCCCTCTGTTACCCTTTGCTGTACCTCAAGGCACCTCGCCATGATGTACCCCTAGCCTATTCATCCATTGGAACCCAACACCTTTCTCTAACATTCAATACTGAATGAAAATCTATAAACCAAACCGTGGAAAGGAGTTGTCTTCCTTAATGCTATTGTAACAACTGATGTGGAGAGCCATGGTGTATTGGCTCTCCTGTACCTTGCCCTTGTGACCCTTGCTCGTGTGTGATCCCAATGTTAACTTCTGACCCTATCACAGAAAGCCTGATCCTGGCTCACATTTTCATCTTGAGAGACTCTCAGTCATAGAAAAATGGTGGAAGTGGCCAGAAATACTATGTCCCACCCTGAATACAGCAATTCCCATTTTCACAGGGCAGGAAAGGAGGCCGGAGTTCTGTGCATGTGTGGTTCTTTTTCACTCTGACAGACTGTGGGTTTCGCAAGCCAGCtcaacacttattgcccattcctaattgtcttgaataagtggtggtgagctgtcttcttgaatcgctgcagtccatgtggtgtaggta from Mustelus asterias chromosome 8, sMusAst1.hap1.1, whole genome shotgun sequence includes:
- the LOC144497195 gene encoding tumor necrosis factor ligand superfamily member 6-like isoform X2, encoding MQRRNPYSLQMLAGENPLPGQPTNAWPVPLSELRIEKKLGWLKVCHFVIVSMLFIALAGLMFGICYLRQLQHDVEQMKLKIDGTPQNSAEKQTGAEELRIIKPKNEVKMAAHLTGKASTGHSARLKWEIYLGHAFTQGIQYKDGALIINETGQYFIYAKVYFRGMECESNALHQTVVKRNEYYQKDLNLMEVNAVNYCSGSGTWGKSTFQAGIFHLSEGAQLFVKVSHPSMVSNDELMTFFGVYKI
- the LOC144497195 gene encoding tumor necrosis factor ligand superfamily member 6-like isoform X1, producing MAKNNQESMAVLDILNPLTNTTPPKNIIAQLEKKVKLQKVFTAVVLLLILVTLPSLIWNAVYISKLQQDIDKLKQKIDGTPQNSAEKQTGAEELRIIKPKNEVKMAAHLTGKASTGHSARLKWEIYLGHAFTQGIQYKDGALIINETGQYFIYAKVYFRGMECESNALHQTVVKRNEYYQKDLNLMEVNAVNYCSGSGTWGKSTFQAGIFHLSEGAQLFVKVSHPSMVSNDELMTFFGVYKI